The Hymenobacter sp. GOD-10R genome includes a window with the following:
- a CDS encoding LEA type 2 family protein — protein sequence MASRSSNKRHPILTTLLVLLLLVVAAGVIGYFATNKGKDLLPTLENVSMQTGNITPDSLKAQMHVQLRNHVPLGMTIDSFRYVTYIDGTAISRGAKDRPTTVKSKGVSTLDIPVNMDLSKVAHKIKTIQRDCVDVAITMDAYTRLPLLGTERIPIRASKRIYVPKLPHFEIADIDVTHLGLKDGRATITIKVTNYNPFPFTVKRVAYDFRISDDMQVKGVETKDVSFRKRGTTMMPIHVKFEPKAMPKVAFKTLFKAKKTPYRVNGSITVAAGKQNPKDSEVKFQSSGTLQDLKNIPK from the coding sequence ATGGCTTCTCGTTCCTCTAATAAGCGTCACCCTATTCTGACTACGCTGCTCGTTCTGCTTTTGCTAGTAGTAGCGGCAGGCGTTATCGGCTATTTCGCCACCAACAAAGGCAAAGACCTGTTACCAACGTTGGAAAATGTCAGCATGCAGACCGGTAACATCACGCCCGATTCGCTGAAGGCCCAAATGCACGTGCAACTGCGCAATCACGTGCCGCTCGGCATGACAATAGACAGCTTCCGCTACGTGACCTATATCGACGGCACAGCTATTAGTCGCGGCGCCAAGGACCGGCCAACGACTGTGAAGAGCAAGGGCGTTAGCACCTTAGACATCCCCGTGAACATGGACTTGAGCAAAGTGGCTCATAAGATCAAGACCATTCAGCGTGATTGTGTTGACGTAGCCATCACGATGGACGCTTACACGCGTCTGCCACTGCTAGGCACCGAGCGCATTCCAATACGCGCCAGCAAACGGATCTACGTGCCGAAGCTGCCACACTTTGAAATCGCCGACATTGATGTCACCCACCTAGGTTTGAAGGACGGCCGGGCCACCATCACCATCAAAGTAACCAACTACAATCCCTTCCCTTTCACGGTGAAGCGCGTCGCCTACGATTTCCGAATTAGCGATGATATGCAAGTGAAGGGTGTAGAAACGAAGGATGTGTCCTTCCGAAAACGCGGCACCACGATGATGCCTATCCACGTGAAGTTTGAACCGAAAGCTATGCCAAAGGTGGCATTCAAGACGCTGTTTAAAGCCAAGAAGACACCCTATCGTGTTAATGGCTCGATAACTGTAGCGGCTGGCAAGCAAAACCCTAAAGACAGCGAAGTAAAATTCCAGAGCAGCGGCACACTCCAGGACCTAAAGAACATACCGAAGTAG
- the rocD gene encoding ornithine--oxo-acid transaminase, with amino-acid sequence MEATSATTRRSHELMELEDRYGAHNYHPLPVVLSRGEGVHLWDVEGKRYYDFLSAYSAVNQGHCHPRIIGALTEQAQKLTLTSRAFFNDQLGATEKQLCELFHYDKALLMNSGAEAVETALKLARKWGYQEKWIAPNKARIVVAEHNFHGRTTGIISFSTDRDSTGGFGPYNPGYQVVPYDDLEALEEAVKDPHVCAFLVEPIQGEAGVVVPSEGYLAKAYDICQAHKVLFIADEIQTGLGRTGKLLATDYESVHADILVLGKALSGGVLPVSAVLARDEIMLTIQPGQHGSTFGGNPLACAVLRAALDVLQEEKLANNAATLGEIFRERMRQIQAKRPGVVEEVRGKGLLNAVVIIPTEDGRTAWDVCVMLMERGVLAKPTHGDIIRFAPPLVINQEQLHEACDIIEHVLLAF; translated from the coding sequence ATGGAAGCTACTTCTGCTACCACCCGCCGCAGCCACGAGCTTATGGAACTCGAAGACCGCTACGGGGCACACAATTATCATCCACTGCCTGTGGTACTTAGCCGCGGCGAAGGTGTACACCTTTGGGACGTGGAAGGAAAACGCTACTATGATTTTCTGTCGGCGTACTCAGCTGTCAACCAGGGGCATTGTCACCCACGCATCATTGGGGCGCTAACGGAGCAGGCCCAGAAGCTGACACTGACGTCGCGTGCTTTTTTCAACGACCAACTTGGGGCAACCGAGAAGCAGCTGTGCGAGCTGTTTCACTACGACAAAGCCCTACTGATGAACTCCGGTGCTGAAGCAGTGGAAACGGCACTGAAGCTAGCTCGCAAGTGGGGCTACCAGGAAAAGTGGATTGCCCCGAATAAGGCGCGGATTGTGGTGGCGGAACACAACTTCCACGGCCGTACTACCGGCATCATTTCCTTCAGCACCGACCGCGACAGTACCGGCGGGTTTGGTCCTTATAACCCTGGCTATCAAGTTGTCCCTTACGACGACTTAGAGGCGCTGGAAGAAGCCGTAAAGGATCCACACGTGTGCGCTTTCCTCGTGGAGCCAATTCAGGGAGAAGCGGGCGTGGTGGTGCCCTCTGAGGGGTATCTGGCCAAAGCGTATGATATCTGTCAGGCACACAAGGTGCTATTCATTGCCGATGAAATTCAGACAGGCCTAGGTCGCACAGGCAAGCTGCTAGCGACGGATTACGAAAGCGTGCACGCTGATATTTTGGTGCTAGGCAAAGCGCTGTCGGGCGGTGTGCTACCCGTATCGGCGGTGTTGGCGCGCGACGAAATTATGCTTACAATTCAGCCAGGCCAGCACGGATCCACGTTTGGCGGCAACCCGCTAGCATGCGCCGTATTGCGGGCGGCACTGGATGTGTTGCAAGAAGAAAAGCTAGCTAACAACGCTGCTACCTTGGGCGAAATTTTTCGGGAGCGAATGCGCCAGATACAAGCCAAGCGCCCCGGCGTAGTGGAAGAAGTACGCGGGAAAGGCTTGCTCAACGCTGTGGTAATCATTCCGACGGAGGATGGCCGTACAGCCTGGGATGTGTGCGTGATGCTGATGGAGCGTGGCGTGCTCGCCAAGCCGACGCACGGCGACATCATTCGGTTCGCGCCTCCTTTGGTTATCAACCAAGAACAACTGCACGAAGCCTGCGACATTATCGAGCATGTGCTCCTAGCTTTCTAA
- the hemB gene encoding porphobilinogen synthase codes for MAIIPTHRPRRNRKSQVIRDLVQETTLSVHDFIYPLFMIEGQNQAIEIKSMPGIHRFSPDRIIDEIGACVELGIKSFAPFPGLEDGVKDRLARESANPEGLYLRTIAEIKRQFPEVVLMTDVAMDPYSSDGHDGVVDPESGEILNDATLEVLGQMSLAQARAGADVIAPSDMMDGRVAFIRDVLDSNGFSNVSIMSYTAKYASAFYGPFRDALDSAPKKGDKKTYQMNYANRREALRELALDEQEGADMVMVKPALSYLDIIREVRNATTLPVTAYNVSGEYALVKAAAQNGWVDGEKTMMEVLMSIKRAGADAILTYFAKEAAAVLKRG; via the coding sequence ATGGCTATTATCCCCACGCACCGACCACGGCGCAATCGTAAGTCGCAAGTAATCCGTGACTTAGTACAGGAAACCACGCTTTCTGTTCACGACTTTATCTATCCTCTCTTCATGATTGAGGGGCAGAACCAGGCCATCGAAATAAAATCGATGCCAGGTATTCATCGCTTCTCCCCCGACCGCATCATTGATGAAATTGGCGCCTGTGTTGAGCTAGGTATCAAATCATTTGCTCCTTTTCCGGGCTTGGAAGATGGCGTGAAAGACCGCCTTGCCCGCGAAAGCGCCAACCCTGAAGGCCTTTACCTACGCACTATTGCCGAAATCAAGCGCCAGTTTCCAGAGGTCGTACTTATGACCGACGTGGCTATGGACCCATATTCGAGCGACGGCCACGACGGCGTAGTAGACCCCGAATCGGGCGAAATCCTGAACGACGCGACCCTAGAAGTACTCGGGCAGATGTCGTTGGCCCAAGCTCGCGCGGGTGCTGATGTTATTGCCCCCAGCGACATGATGGACGGTCGCGTGGCCTTTATCCGCGACGTGCTCGATAGCAACGGCTTCAGCAACGTGAGCATCATGAGCTACACGGCTAAATATGCTTCCGCGTTCTACGGCCCGTTCCGCGATGCTCTTGACTCGGCGCCAAAGAAAGGCGACAAGAAAACGTACCAGATGAACTACGCCAACCGTCGTGAAGCCTTGCGCGAGCTAGCCCTCGACGAGCAAGAAGGCGCCGACATGGTGATGGTGAAGCCTGCCCTGAGCTACCTCGACATTATTCGCGAAGTGCGCAACGCCACCACACTGCCCGTCACGGCTTACAACGTAAGCGGCGAGTACGCGCTGGTGAAAGCAGCTGCCCAAAACGGCTGGGTCGACGGCGAAAAGACCATGATGGAAGTGCTCATGAGCATCAAGCGCGCTGGCGCCGACGCTATCCTGACCTACTTCGCCAAGGAAGCTGCCGCCGTACTGAAGCGGGGCTAG
- a CDS encoding GNAT family N-acetyltransferase: MLTVRQATSADIPSILALVRRVVPLMIAAGNFQWSADYPNEAVFQQDITRQHLWIAELDGQLVGIAALTNDQDEEYAQADWNVTETALVTHRLAVDPAAQGKGVAVALLNKAEELAREQGLHVLRVDTNSENQATQRLFPKLGYRFAGEITLGFRPGLRFFCYEKRLS; encoded by the coding sequence ATGCTCACCGTCCGCCAAGCTACTTCCGCCGATATACCTTCCATTCTGGCCCTCGTTCGTCGAGTGGTGCCACTAATGATTGCTGCGGGCAACTTTCAATGGTCAGCTGATTACCCGAACGAAGCTGTCTTTCAGCAAGATATTACCCGGCAGCATTTGTGGATTGCCGAGCTCGACGGTCAGCTAGTAGGGATAGCAGCTCTTACGAATGACCAAGACGAGGAATACGCCCAAGCCGATTGGAACGTAACAGAAACAGCTCTGGTCACGCACCGCTTAGCCGTTGACCCCGCCGCACAGGGGAAAGGCGTGGCGGTAGCCTTATTAAACAAAGCCGAAGAGCTAGCCCGAGAACAGGGCCTGCACGTACTCCGCGTCGATACGAACTCTGAAAATCAAGCAACGCAGCGGCTCTTTCCAAAGCTAGGATACCGCTTTGCGGGGGAAATCACGCTCGGTTTTCGGCCCGGACTGCGGTTCTTTTGCTACGAAAAGCGCCTATCGTAG
- a CDS encoding APC family permease, giving the protein MAHVDPATPTLRRNLGLLQATALNMIDMVGIGPFVTLPLVMGFMGPYFLLAWLVGAGLAIVDGLIWSELGAAHPEAGGSYRFLKLAYGEHKWGRLMSFLYVWQTLVQAPLVVASGAIGFAQYFGYLVPLTAWWQPKLVSGITVLALIALLYRRIEDIGRLGVMLWFGVLGLMGWLIFGGITHSEHTVAWMPTGGFSALPGILLSAAMGQAAVKTIYSYLGYYNVCHLGAEVKEPHKLIPRSIFLSILGIMALYLLLNWSVGTVIPWQEAQHSEFIVSTFVEKIYGATAAKLATALVLWVAFASLFAVLLGYSRIPYAAAADGEFLPLFAKVHPTKRFPHVSLLILGGVGFVFSLLFRLGEVISAILAMRILVQFVGQAIGLVLLRRRRGTAHLPFRMPLYPLPVIVAVVVWLGVFWSTGATFMLSGLAVIAAGIVAFLLWSRQQKRWPFAE; this is encoded by the coding sequence ATGGCTCACGTTGACCCTGCCACTCCTACTCTCCGTCGTAACCTAGGCCTGTTGCAGGCGACGGCCCTGAACATGATCGACATGGTCGGCATCGGGCCCTTCGTCACCTTGCCGCTGGTGATGGGGTTTATGGGGCCGTACTTTCTGCTGGCGTGGCTTGTCGGTGCAGGTTTAGCCATTGTCGACGGCCTGATTTGGTCGGAACTGGGCGCGGCCCATCCGGAGGCGGGCGGCTCCTACCGCTTTCTGAAGCTAGCCTACGGGGAACATAAGTGGGGCCGCCTGATGTCGTTTCTCTACGTGTGGCAAACGCTGGTGCAGGCCCCGCTGGTAGTGGCCTCCGGAGCTATCGGTTTCGCCCAGTACTTCGGCTACCTCGTGCCGCTCACGGCGTGGTGGCAACCCAAGCTCGTGTCAGGCATCACGGTACTGGCCCTCATTGCGTTGCTCTATCGCCGCATCGAAGACATTGGCCGGCTGGGGGTTATGCTGTGGTTTGGTGTACTCGGTCTGATGGGCTGGCTGATTTTTGGCGGCATCACGCACTCCGAGCACACCGTAGCTTGGATGCCGACCGGGGGCTTCTCGGCGTTACCGGGCATCTTGCTGTCGGCGGCTATGGGCCAAGCGGCCGTGAAGACCATTTACAGCTACCTAGGGTATTACAACGTGTGTCATCTAGGAGCGGAGGTAAAGGAGCCGCACAAGCTTATTCCGCGCAGCATCTTCCTGAGCATCTTGGGTATCATGGCCTTGTACCTGCTGCTCAACTGGAGCGTGGGCACCGTCATTCCGTGGCAAGAGGCTCAGCATTCAGAGTTCATCGTTAGCACGTTCGTGGAGAAAATCTACGGCGCTACGGCCGCCAAGCTCGCGACGGCGCTGGTGCTGTGGGTGGCGTTTGCATCGTTGTTTGCGGTGTTGCTCGGCTACTCGCGCATTCCATATGCCGCCGCCGCCGATGGCGAGTTTCTTCCGCTTTTCGCCAAAGTGCATCCCACCAAACGCTTTCCCCACGTTTCGCTCCTGATTCTGGGCGGCGTAGGGTTTGTATTCAGCTTGTTGTTCCGGCTAGGCGAGGTCATTAGTGCCATACTAGCTATGCGCATCTTGGTGCAGTTTGTAGGGCAAGCCATCGGGCTGGTACTCCTGCGGCGCCGGCGCGGCACAGCTCATTTGCCCTTCCGAATGCCGCTTTATCCGTTGCCGGTAATTGTTGCCGTGGTCGTGTGGCTAGGGGTCTTCTGGAGTACAGGGGCCACGTTTATGCTCTCGGGGTTAGCCGTTATTGCGGCCGGCATTGTGGCCTTTCTGTTGTGGAGCCGGCAGCAGAAACGGTGGCCTTTCGCAGAATAG